Within Dreissena polymorpha isolate Duluth1 chromosome 13, UMN_Dpol_1.0, whole genome shotgun sequence, the genomic segment TCCGACATGTCTTCTGTTAGATAACAACGGCGATCTAGACTGTTTTGGTTACGAAGCAGAAGAGAAATACGCTAACCTTTGCTTGGATAATGACCACGGTAACTGGTACTACTTCAGGCGATTTAAAATGAGGCTCCACGATTCCAGTGTGAGTATGCAAAAAAGAGATCTGCTGTAAACCAACAAAGTGATGTTAATGCCGTAAAAATCAAATGGAGCTCATTTACCAAAAATATTATAGCTTTATCATATACCATGCCATTTTGGTCTTATCAAACTCTTTATTGAATGATAATGCCATATACTTTACAGGGATTTGGTCAATACAAGTTTGATATAGAGTAATTTTTTCTTTTCAGATTTCTATTATAACTGTTAGTTATATCTCACTTAATACTTTGGAACATTTTAAACACTAACCAATCGCTGTGTTGATAACGAGATGTCATACTTTTCTCAGGGCTTGGGTACCCATACCGAAATGGACGACGAGTCTGGTCGTAGGTTACCAGCAATCAAAGTGTTCAGTCGGTCAATAGAAGCACTGACAAGTCATCTGTTCAAACTACTAGAAAACAAAAGCATCAGTGTCAAACCAACGGAAATCAAATGGTTGCTTACAGTTCCCGCCATATGGGACGACACGGCGAAAGGTTTTATGCGAGAGGCTGCCAACAGAGtaatcatttaacaaatattattaggttttaaacacctttactctCTAAGACTAAAGACATAGTATAATTGGGTGCCCATATTCTCTGCAAAGCAGAACAATATGCGATTGTTCAGGCGAATATAAACGATACCAATTTACATTTGATCCATTACCCCAATACATTCACTTTTTTTATTCAGGCCGGCATTTCATCTGAAAACCTTACAATATGCCTTGAACCAGAGGCTGCTTCTCTTTTCTGTCAGTATCTTCCGGTTGAGAAGTTCAGCATGGGAGGCGAGAAGGGATTCTCTGACTCCAAGCCGGGAACCACATACATGATTGTTGATCTCGGAGGTAATATATGCGGATGAATGTCTTCGTGGGTTCAGGTTGCTTTAAAGACTAGTTCCCATTCGTCATCCCGGTCTGCGACTTTCTTCATTCACTTTATTAACCAACCATTACGAAAAATATTATCACAATTAATGTACCATCTATAATTGATACCGATATTTATTAcctttaaactttaaacaaataaaatactattttacttAATGAAACCGGCCTTGgcgaaaattatgttttattattcaaaattaacaAGGTAAAATAAATTGATTTCTCTCTTAAAGCATAGTTTACGATATTTATTTAGTGTATTGTCATGGGAACTTAAAAACAACTGTTTCCCATTTCCTGTAGGTGGAACGGCAGACATAACTGTTCACGAGAAGGTTGCTGCGGGCAATCTGAAAGAAGTACATCGAGCCAGTGGAGGACCCTGGGGTGGAACATTCGTGGACAGCGAGTTCATCCAACTTATCAGCTCCATTGTTGGAGGTCCCATCATGGCCGCTTTCATGAAGGAGCAAAAGTATGACTACCTGGAACTCATGCGTGAGTTCGAAGCAGTCAAGAGAAAGATTGGTCGTGGCACAAAGGACACGATCAACATGAAGCTGCCCGGGTCTTTAAACGAGACCTGTCAAAAAGTTGTGAAGAAAGATTTAAAGCAGCTCATCAAAAACGCAGGAAAAGATAAGCAGATTACCTTCGTCAGCGATAAAGCCAAGTTTGATGCAAAGCTTTTGCAAGGTTGCTTTCGCAAGGCAACTGATAAGATTGTGGCTCACATGAAGGCAATATTTGAAAAAGAACCATGCGGAAAGAACATTTCTATGATACTGATGGTCGGTGGTTTTTCTGAGTCGCTATTCGTCCATGATGTGATTAAAGAGGCCTTCGGCAACAAAGTCGGGTTGTCGATTCTGATCCCAAATGATGCTGGAATATCGGTTGTTCAAGGAGCTGTCGTATTGGACGACGCCACGAACCATTACGTCTCGTATCTGAGGTTCACGTATGGCGTTGCAATTTCACCTGAGTTTGAGGAAGGAAAACATGACCCGAAGCGTCGCATCGTTGTTGATGGTGTTGACCACTGCAGCGGTTGTTTTTCTACTTTTATTAATATCGGAACAGAGGTGAAGATTGGTCATAAAGTAAATGAAACATACCAAAACACAGTCGCCAATTCTACTTCAGTAAAAGTAAAAGTATTTACAGCCAATGAAACAAATCCAACGCCGACTTATGTGGACGAACCAGGTTGCAGATCCATTGGATCACTGGATGTTACCATTAAGAAGTCACCCAAGCTGAGAGACATCGCGGTGGAGTATATTTTTGGTGACACAGAACTTCATCTCAATGCGTATGATGAGGAAACCAAGGAACCATGCCAAGCCAAACTAAGATTGTTCGAATGAAGAAGATGCTGACTGCAGACAATtagagatacatgtatgttttctttaaaaaaagttggCCTTTTAAACACACGTCTCATAAAAAAACAGCTTTCATTATGTTGCCCATTAGCAAATTATTGATATGTTTTTGAATTATTTGATACAAGGTAGTGATTGTATTGAGACATTACGACTTCCTTTAAATTCGGCAACGACCATTTATTGGACATTCATAAACATGTCTCACGTGTTCTTTGTGGCAGTCGTTTGCTTTTTTGGCCTACGCCAAGTGTTTATTATCGTATAGCACAACTTTTGTTATTAAACATGCACAATATGATGGAAAGTTAATATGACTACtagtattttcattttatttacgtGTTTGGTTGTTTCCACTGAACGCTAGTTTATGTATTTTAGATCGTTTTTTTCAAATAGGATTTTTCTTAATTTACTAATAAGGTATTTTATCTCTTAAAGATTGTGTTTCTTTGTATTTAAGGACATACTGTTATGAAACTTCTTCAAACTGCTGATGCATAAATTGCAATTGTCTGTGATTTTaagattttatgttattgtataaaCTTGTGTACTAGTATATACTTGTGTTATaatcaaaaaattatttttagattggttatataagtatttatttggATTATAATCGACAATTTATTTTTAGATTCATATAATAGTAAATACTTGTTTTATAATcagaatttattatttaattttatataatagtatatatttgtgttattgtaaaaataatgatTTGATAATGACTCATTTATAAGAACAATCCCTTGAGACTTCGCGACTCAACTACGCTGGCCTTATATGGCAATGTGAAAATTTTCGCAATACGCGACTCAATCAAAATGTTACCGTACATGACAAACATGTCATCGTCACTTACCCAACATGGCAATCAACAAAAAATGGCATCGGACATAaggtttttacaaataaacaaccaTCGACCATTTAAATTATTAACTATAtgattatttaaacgaaaaaaaagttATCATATGTAGATCTAGATGACCAGTAAAGATATAATTACctgttaaatatatatcaaaacacCACTATAATATCATTACATAGACTGTGCATGACTTTAGACTAAATTCGAGTGTTTCATGTTGCCTTCATGTGTTTGCTCCTGCATGTGTACTTATCTGTTCATAGTTGTTGTTACACCACTTTGATTGTAGAAAATctgtattttaatgtaattaaattaactCTAGATATGCCGACTATTTATTCCCATTAGTGTTATGCAAGTCCCATTATTTAGTGATGCAAACTTGCTTTCAATGGTGCAAATTGCCTTTAAAGATTTTTAATGCAACGCTTATTAACGGTGACGGATAACTT encodes:
- the LOC127855871 gene encoding heat shock 70 kDa protein 12B-like produces the protein MDRNTLIQCKFWKMSDTHFIVAAIDFGTTYSGYAFQLTQDYDSKNPTFKIMSPQAWNSGKTQLTSMKTPTCLLLDNNGDLDCFGYEAEEKYANLCLDNDHGNWYYFRRFKMRLHDSSGLGTHTEMDDESGRRLPAIKVFSRSIEALTSHLFKLLENKSISVKPTEIKWLLTVPAIWDDTAKGFMREAANRAGISSENLTICLEPEAASLFCQYLPVEKFSMGGEKGFSDSKPGTTYMIVDLGGGTADITVHEKVAAGNLKEVHRASGGPWGGTFVDSEFIQLISSIVGGPIMAAFMKEQKYDYLELMREFEAVKRKIGRGTKDTINMKLPGSLNETCQKVVKKDLKQLIKNAGKDKQITFVSDKAKFDAKLLQGCFRKATDKIVAHMKAIFEKEPCGKNISMILMVGGFSESLFVHDVIKEAFGNKVGLSILIPNDAGISVVQGAVVLDDATNHYVSYLRFTYGVAISPEFEEGKHDPKRRIVVDGVDHCSGCFSTFINIGTEVKIGHKVNETYQNTVANSTSVKVKVFTANETNPTPTYVDEPGCRSIGSLDVTIKKSPKLRDIAVEYIFGDTELHLNAYDEETKEPCQAKLRLFE